A window from Micromonospora profundi encodes these proteins:
- the ctaC gene encoding aa3-type cytochrome oxidase subunit II: MVARSSEVRPTAVRHSASPGAGGRRGRGAGRLAGLGLGGVALLVLLTGCDVGRTFGGFGWPQGGITPESRRMYDLWIASCIAALAVGVFVWGLIFWCVVRYRKRGNALPVQTRYNLPMEFLYTIAPILIVSVLFYYTAIVQTDVDKVSKNPDVTVEVVAFKWNWQFNYRDGQGPDARTTASTLGTSDVIPVLVLPTNRSIRFEETSRDVIHSFWVPELLFKRDVFPGNVRNVFEVSSLDAEGAYVGRCAELCGSYHAFMNFELRVVSPEKYEQFLAAKQGGKSTQDALSEIGEEPYAETTRPFDTRRTQSNFNPDDAPAFPGS; the protein is encoded by the coding sequence GTGGTCGCAAGGAGTTCGGAGGTACGGCCGACGGCCGTACGGCACAGCGCTTCCCCAGGAGCAGGTGGACGCCGGGGACGTGGTGCCGGTCGGTTGGCCGGGCTCGGTCTCGGTGGCGTGGCGCTGCTGGTCCTGCTCACGGGCTGTGACGTGGGCCGGACGTTCGGCGGCTTCGGTTGGCCGCAGGGCGGCATCACGCCGGAGTCGCGGCGGATGTACGACCTGTGGATCGCCTCCTGCATCGCCGCGCTCGCGGTCGGGGTCTTCGTGTGGGGCCTTATCTTCTGGTGCGTGGTGCGCTACCGCAAGCGCGGCAACGCTCTGCCGGTGCAGACCCGCTACAACCTGCCGATGGAGTTCCTCTACACCATCGCGCCGATCCTGATCGTCTCCGTGCTCTTCTACTACACGGCGATCGTGCAGACCGACGTCGACAAGGTGTCGAAGAACCCGGACGTGACGGTCGAGGTCGTCGCCTTCAAGTGGAACTGGCAGTTCAACTACCGCGACGGGCAGGGCCCGGACGCCCGCACCACGGCGTCGACGCTCGGCACCAGTGACGTCATCCCGGTGCTTGTGCTACCGACCAACCGGTCCATCCGGTTCGAGGAGACCAGCCGCGACGTCATCCACTCCTTCTGGGTGCCGGAGCTGCTGTTCAAGCGGGACGTCTTCCCGGGCAACGTCCGCAACGTGTTCGAGGTTTCCAGCCTGGACGCCGAGGGCGCGTACGTCGGCCGCTGCGCCGAGCTGTGCGGCAGCTACCACGCCTTCATGAACTTCGAGCTGCGTGTGGTCTCGCCGGAGAAGTACGAGCAGTTCCTGGCGGCCAAGCAGGGCGGCAAGTCCACCCAGGATGCGCTGTCCGAGATCGGTGAAGAGCCGTACGCGGAGACCACGCGGCCGTTCGACACACGGCGGACGCAGAGCAACTTCAACCCGGACGACGCTCCGGCCTTCCCGGGAAGCTGA
- a CDS encoding cytochrome c oxidase subunit 4, producing MKTEWRIFLIIAGFLLGATVLYGAWTNGEAGGIEWVGTVALLLSFLLCTMCGGFFWFVSRRIDLRPEDRPDAEIADGAGEVGFFSPGSYWPFGLAMAASIAALGLVFWQYWLIGVGMLSVVFAVCGLLFEYYSGTRRTAEH from the coding sequence ATGAAGACCGAGTGGCGAATCTTCCTGATCATCGCCGGCTTCCTCCTCGGGGCCACCGTCCTCTACGGCGCCTGGACCAACGGTGAGGCCGGCGGCATCGAGTGGGTGGGCACCGTGGCCCTGCTGCTGTCCTTCCTGCTCTGCACGATGTGCGGTGGGTTCTTCTGGTTCGTCTCCCGCCGTATCGACCTGCGCCCGGAGGACCGCCCGGACGCCGAGATCGCCGACGGCGCCGGTGAGGTGGGCTTCTTCAGCCCGGGCAGCTACTGGCCGTTCGGCCTGGCGATGGCCGCCTCGATCGCCGCGCTGGGCCTGGTGTTCTGGCAGTACTGGCTGATCGGTGTGGGAATGCTGTCGGTCGTCTTCGCCGTGTGCGGGCTGCTGTTCGAGTACTACAGCGGCACCCGGCGTACCGCGGAGCACTGA
- the trpD gene encoding anthranilate phosphoribosyltransferase, translating into MGDRTWPHLLTSLLRGEELSTADTAWAMGEIMAGSAGAAQVAGFAVALRAKGETSAELAGLVETMLSRAVPVELPDELRSTALDVVGTGGDLAHTVNISTMAALVVAGAGVRVVKHGNRAASSSCGTADLLEFLGIPLDLDPDAIVRCVTEAGIGFCFAARFHPGMRHTGPVRRELGVPTVFNFLGPLTNPARPRAGAVGCFDARMAPVMAGVFAARGDSVLVMRGEDGLDEFTTAAPTRVWAAQGGTVREALLDAADLGVPRSTLGDLRGGDAAYNAGVARRLLAGETGPVRDAVLLNAAAALATQGPLDGDLTEALRAGLDRAAKSIDSGAAAATLDRWIEVATAG; encoded by the coding sequence ATGGGCGATCGGACCTGGCCGCACCTGCTCACCTCGCTGCTGCGCGGCGAGGAGCTGTCCACCGCTGACACGGCCTGGGCGATGGGCGAGATCATGGCCGGCTCGGCAGGTGCCGCGCAGGTAGCCGGTTTCGCTGTGGCGCTGCGTGCCAAGGGCGAGACCTCGGCGGAGCTGGCCGGTCTGGTGGAGACGATGCTCAGCCGGGCGGTGCCTGTCGAGCTTCCCGACGAGCTGCGCTCGACCGCCCTGGACGTGGTCGGCACCGGCGGTGATCTTGCGCACACGGTGAACATCTCCACGATGGCCGCGCTGGTGGTGGCCGGTGCGGGCGTACGGGTGGTCAAGCACGGCAACCGGGCCGCGTCCTCCTCCTGCGGCACCGCCGACCTGCTGGAGTTCCTCGGCATCCCGCTGGATCTCGACCCGGACGCGATCGTGCGTTGCGTCACCGAGGCCGGCATCGGGTTCTGCTTCGCGGCGCGGTTCCACCCCGGGATGCGGCACACCGGGCCGGTCCGCCGGGAGCTGGGCGTCCCCACCGTCTTCAACTTCCTCGGCCCGTTGACCAACCCGGCCCGACCACGCGCCGGTGCCGTCGGGTGCTTCGACGCGCGCATGGCGCCGGTGATGGCCGGCGTGTTCGCCGCTCGCGGCGACTCGGTGCTGGTGATGCGCGGCGAGGACGGGCTCGACGAGTTCACCACCGCCGCGCCGACCCGCGTCTGGGCAGCTCAGGGCGGCACCGTACGGGAGGCGCTGCTGGATGCCGCAGACCTGGGGGTACCCCGGTCCACCCTCGGTGACCTGCGGGGCGGTGACGCCGCGTACAACGCCGGCGTGGCCCGTCGCCTGCTGGCCGGCGAGACCGGTCCGGTACGCGACGCGGTGCTGCTCAACGCGGCGGCGGCCCTCGCCACGCAGGGTCCTCTGGACGGTGATCTGACCGAGGCGCTGCGCGCCGGCCTGGACCGCGCCGCCAAGTCGATCGACTCGGGTGCGGCGGCCGCCACCCTCGACAGGTGGATCGAGGTCGCCACCGCCGGCTGA
- a CDS encoding chemotaxis protein CheY: MSDRLCTVLLYSDDPQVRDRMRLAVGTRPAPGLQVEFVDASTYAETIRLVDDYEIDLMLLDGEANPGGGIGIARQIKDDREDAPPVCLVIARAADRWLAAYAEVEGTLVHPLDPVTTGNTVAELLRTHAPA, encoded by the coding sequence ATGAGCGATCGACTTTGTACCGTCCTGCTCTACAGCGACGACCCGCAGGTCCGTGACCGGATGCGGCTCGCCGTCGGCACCCGGCCCGCGCCCGGGTTGCAGGTCGAGTTCGTGGACGCGTCGACCTACGCCGAGACGATCCGCCTGGTCGACGACTATGAGATCGACCTCATGCTGCTCGACGGTGAGGCGAACCCGGGCGGCGGCATCGGCATCGCCCGGCAGATCAAGGACGACCGGGAGGACGCTCCCCCGGTCTGCCTGGTGATCGCCCGCGCCGCCGACCGATGGCTCGCCGCGTACGCCGAGGTCGAGGGGACGCTCGTGCACCCGCTCGACCCGGTGACCACCGGCAACACGGTGGCCGAGCTGCTGCGGACGCACGCACCCGCCTGA
- a CDS encoding cytochrome c oxidase assembly protein, which yields MLHVDPILAATSAVPAVVLAATPVGTSTLAVSAEATPPPFTVGAVLTETRLDSWLALGLVLVAGLYLYGVHRLRVRGDRWPVARTALFLGPGLGGIALVTVSGLHAYDTALLSVHMVQHMVLSMVSPIFLALGAPMTLALRTLPVGPRKRLLAIVHSRVARVYSFPLVAFAIFVVNPFVLYFSDLYRYTLEHAWAHELVHAHFIMTGCVFFWPLLGLDPLPGRWPYPARALLMLLSVPFHTVLGLTIMQSSTLFGGDWYPSLNLDWADPKADQVLAGGILWAGGEFVSVTMIAVLVVQWVKQSEREARRLDRELDRQEARERAAGAAAP from the coding sequence GTGCTGCACGTCGATCCGATCCTCGCCGCCACCTCGGCTGTCCCGGCCGTTGTGCTCGCCGCCACCCCGGTGGGCACGTCCACGCTTGCCGTCAGCGCCGAGGCGACCCCACCACCGTTCACCGTCGGCGCGGTCCTGACCGAGACCCGGCTGGACAGCTGGTTGGCCCTCGGCCTGGTGCTCGTCGCCGGTCTCTACCTCTACGGGGTGCACCGGTTGCGCGTGCGCGGCGACCGCTGGCCGGTCGCGCGCACCGCGCTCTTCCTCGGCCCCGGCTTGGGCGGCATCGCGCTGGTCACGGTCAGCGGGCTGCACGCGTACGACACCGCGCTGCTGTCGGTGCACATGGTCCAGCACATGGTGCTGTCCATGGTGTCGCCGATCTTCCTCGCGCTGGGCGCGCCCATGACGCTCGCCCTGCGGACCCTGCCGGTCGGGCCGCGCAAGCGCCTCCTGGCGATCGTGCACAGCCGTGTTGCCCGCGTCTACAGCTTCCCGCTCGTGGCGTTCGCCATCTTCGTGGTCAACCCGTTCGTGTTGTACTTCAGCGACCTGTACCGCTACACGCTTGAGCACGCCTGGGCGCACGAGCTGGTGCACGCGCACTTCATCATGACCGGCTGCGTCTTCTTCTGGCCGCTGCTCGGGCTCGACCCGCTGCCCGGCCGCTGGCCGTACCCGGCTCGCGCGCTGCTGATGCTGCTCTCCGTGCCGTTCCACACCGTGCTCGGGCTCACGATCATGCAGAGCAGCACGCTCTTCGGCGGCGACTGGTACCCGTCGCTCAACCTCGACTGGGCCGACCCCAAGGCCGACCAGGTGCTCGCCGGCGGCATCCTCTGGGCGGGTGGCGAGTTCGTCAGCGTGACGATGATCGCGGTGCTGGTCGTGCAGTGGGTCAAGCAGTCCGAGCGGGAGGCCCGCCGGCTCGACCGCGAGCTGGACCGCCAGGAGGCACGCGAACGCGCCGCCGGCGCCGCGGCCCCCTGA
- the ctaE gene encoding aa3-type cytochrome oxidase subunit III: protein MTAAPAIDKSRIHSLTRPNMVSVGTIVWLSSELMFFAALFAMYFSIRAAAPEQWEKHTEVLNIPYATTFTVILVLSSVTCQLGVFAAEKGDVHALRRWFTVTFVMGLIFVLGQLNEYRELVHEGIKINADGYGSMFYLTTGFHGLHVAGGLVAFIIFMVRTTMGRFTPAQATSAIVVSYYWHFVDVVWIGLYAMIYWLQ from the coding sequence GTGACTGCGGCCCCAGCCATTGACAAGAGCCGGATCCACTCTCTGACGCGACCGAACATGGTCAGCGTCGGGACGATCGTGTGGCTCTCCAGCGAACTCATGTTCTTCGCGGCGCTCTTCGCGATGTACTTCTCCATCCGCGCGGCTGCGCCGGAGCAGTGGGAGAAGCACACCGAGGTGCTGAACATCCCGTACGCGACCACCTTCACGGTGATCCTGGTCCTCTCGTCGGTGACGTGCCAGCTCGGCGTCTTCGCGGCGGAGAAGGGTGACGTGCACGCGCTGCGGCGCTGGTTCACCGTCACCTTCGTGATGGGCCTCATCTTCGTGCTCGGTCAGCTGAACGAGTACCGCGAGTTGGTCCACGAGGGCATCAAGATCAACGCCGACGGGTACGGATCGATGTTCTACCTGACGACCGGCTTCCACGGCCTGCACGTGGCCGGCGGTCTGGTCGCCTTCATCATCTTCATGGTCCGAACGACCATGGGACGGTTCACCCCGGCGCAGGCGACCTCGGCGATCGTCGTGTCGTACTACTGGCACTTCGTCGACGTCGTGTGGATCGGGCTGTACGCCATGATCTACTGGCTTCAGTGA
- the qcrC gene encoding cytochrome bc1 complex diheme cytochrome c subunit — protein MTSDNDRRRGLLARLRERPAARSRGRRRLGAAVRLIAALMLAGGAYTVFAPGAQAQDNPPMTGAAAEGKALFDVSCVTCHGRNAQGVEGRGPSLVGVGAASVEFQVSSGRMPMARQEAQAHRKPPLFTDEQTRQLAQYIQELGGGPVVPEGDILREGANVASGGELFRINCSQCHAFGGGGGALSSGKFAPSLHPATDRQIYAAMLSGPQNMPVFGDNQLRPEQKADIIAYIQETLKHDQDPGGFNLGRYGPSTEGVVIFLVGIVALVFASLWIAGKS, from the coding sequence ATGACTTCTGACAACGACCGCCGACGCGGCCTGCTCGCGCGGTTGCGCGAGCGGCCCGCCGCGCGCAGCAGGGGCCGCCGCCGGCTGGGCGCCGCGGTCCGGCTGATCGCCGCGCTGATGCTCGCCGGCGGTGCCTACACCGTCTTCGCCCCCGGTGCGCAGGCGCAGGACAACCCGCCGATGACCGGCGCCGCAGCCGAGGGCAAGGCGCTGTTCGACGTGAGCTGTGTGACCTGCCACGGACGCAACGCCCAGGGCGTCGAGGGCCGCGGACCGAGCCTGGTCGGCGTCGGCGCCGCCTCGGTCGAGTTCCAGGTCAGCTCCGGCCGGATGCCGATGGCCCGGCAGGAAGCCCAGGCGCACCGCAAGCCCCCGCTCTTCACCGACGAGCAGACCCGTCAGCTCGCCCAGTACATCCAGGAGCTCGGCGGCGGTCCGGTCGTCCCGGAGGGTGACATCCTGCGCGAGGGCGCCAACGTCGCCTCCGGCGGTGAGCTGTTCCGGATCAACTGCTCGCAGTGCCACGCCTTCGGTGGCGGTGGTGGCGCGCTCTCCTCGGGCAAGTTCGCCCCGAGCCTGCACCCGGCGACCGACCGGCAGATCTACGCGGCAATGCTGAGCGGGCCGCAGAACATGCCGGTGTTCGGTGACAACCAGCTCCGACCGGAGCAGAAGGCCGACATCATCGCCTACATCCAGGAGACGCTGAAGCACGACCAGGACCCGGGCGGGTTCAACCTCGGTCGGTACGGGCCGTCCACCGAGGGTGTGGTGATCTTCCTGGTTGGCATCGTGGCGCTCGTCTTCGCCAGCCTGTGGATTGCGGGCAAGTCGTGA
- the qcrA gene encoding cytochrome bc1 complex Rieske iron-sulfur subunit, with protein MSTHTEHQAPQGREPLDVNDPTLTRFDIVREGARRDDIEIVHYEPQVQPGTKAERRLTRVVAALFLITGLAATAFLVVYIWWPWQYEPGRGGDKLYTPLLGLTLGVALLAVGFGILTWGKKLLPKEVSIQDRHEGQVDEEGRTITGQTMLYMADELGVKRRPLLGISLLAGLAPVAAVAAAPLVGGLISNPHKNNQMFRTGFSPAEGGQLIRLVREDGRPIRPADVSAGGQLTVFPGIDHGVSNLHADSPTLLIHLRDSDAQESRRANEKIGHGDYMWGNYAAFSKICTHAGCPASLYEQQTNRLLCPCHQSQFLITDNAKPVFGPASRRLPQLPIEVDSEGFFVAKSDFTETVGPDFWERP; from the coding sequence ATGAGCACCCACACCGAGCACCAGGCCCCGCAGGGCCGGGAGCCGCTCGACGTGAACGACCCCACGCTGACCCGGTTCGACATCGTCCGCGAGGGCGCCCGTCGGGACGACATCGAGATCGTCCACTACGAGCCGCAGGTGCAGCCCGGCACCAAGGCCGAGCGTCGGCTGACCCGTGTGGTCGCCGCGCTCTTCCTGATCACCGGCCTGGCAGCCACCGCGTTCCTTGTCGTCTACATCTGGTGGCCGTGGCAGTACGAGCCGGGCCGGGGTGGCGACAAGCTCTACACCCCGCTGCTCGGCCTCACCCTCGGCGTGGCGCTGCTCGCCGTCGGCTTCGGCATCCTGACCTGGGGCAAGAAGTTGCTGCCCAAGGAGGTGTCGATCCAGGACCGGCACGAGGGCCAGGTAGACGAGGAAGGCCGCACCATCACCGGCCAGACCATGCTCTACATGGCTGACGAGCTGGGTGTGAAGCGTCGTCCGCTGCTCGGCATCTCGCTGCTGGCCGGTCTCGCGCCGGTGGCCGCGGTCGCTGCCGCGCCGCTGGTCGGTGGGTTGATCTCCAACCCGCACAAGAACAACCAGATGTTCCGCACCGGCTTCTCTCCCGCCGAGGGTGGGCAGCTGATCCGCCTCGTCCGCGAGGACGGCCGCCCGATCCGCCCGGCGGACGTCAGCGCCGGCGGCCAGCTCACCGTCTTCCCGGGCATCGACCACGGCGTGAGCAACCTGCACGCCGACTCGCCGACGTTGCTGATCCACCTGCGCGACTCCGACGCGCAGGAGTCCCGCCGGGCCAACGAGAAGATCGGCCACGGCGACTACATGTGGGGCAACTACGCGGCGTTCTCCAAGATCTGCACGCACGCCGGCTGCCCCGCCAGCCTGTACGAGCAGCAGACCAACCGGCTGCTCTGCCCGTGCCACCAGTCCCAGTTCCTGATCACCGACAACGCCAAGCCCGTCTTCGGCCCTGCCAGCCGGCGGCTGCCGCAGCTGCCGATCGAGGTGGACTCCGAAGGTTTCTTCGTGGCGAAGTCCGACTTCACCGAGACCGTCGGGCCTGACTTCTGGGAGCGGCCATGA
- the qcrB gene encoding cytochrome bc1 complex cytochrome b subunit, with protein sequence MKRRKLDLKATPGKAAVGVDDRFAVATPLRKLLNKVFPDHWSFLLGEIALFSFIVLLLTGVFLTFFYEPAMTEVVYNGSYAPLQGTPMSAAYASSLDISFDVRGGLVMRQMHHWSALLFMAAIVVHMLRVFFTGAFRKPRETNWIIGSLLFWVGFLAGFTGYSLPDDGLSGTGLRIASAIMLSIPVIGSWVTSSVFGGEFPGTIIISRFFIAHVLLVPGLLVALISVHLGLVFKQKHTQWPGPGRTNNNVVGERMFPRYALKQGGFFMVVFGVVALLGGLFQINPIWLFGPYEAWVVSAASQPDWYVMFLDGSTRLMPAWEINIPIGDGYVIPPLFWPTVVLPGILVGLSTMYPFLEARHLKDRKSHNLLQRPRDVPARTALGAMAVSFYIVLTLSGANDVIADKFQISLNAMTWAGRIGLLLIPPVAYYVTYRLCLGLQQHDREVLAHGVETGIIRRLPDGRFVEVHQPLSAANGHDDGHGGLEYVGWVVPKKMNRLGALGPAIRGFFYPIEKPAEAPVSPGHPPVEARAEREEIGSGESRR encoded by the coding sequence ATGAAGCGTCGAAAGCTTGACCTGAAGGCGACGCCGGGCAAGGCCGCGGTGGGAGTGGACGACCGCTTCGCGGTGGCCACCCCGCTGCGCAAGCTGCTGAACAAGGTCTTCCCGGACCACTGGTCGTTCCTGCTCGGCGAGATCGCGCTGTTCTCGTTCATCGTGCTGCTGCTGACAGGTGTGTTCCTCACCTTCTTCTACGAGCCGGCGATGACCGAGGTGGTCTACAACGGCAGCTACGCCCCGTTGCAGGGCACCCCCATGTCAGCCGCGTACGCCTCCAGCCTGGACATCTCGTTCGACGTCCGCGGTGGCCTGGTGATGCGGCAGATGCACCACTGGTCGGCGCTGCTGTTCATGGCCGCGATCGTCGTGCACATGCTGCGCGTCTTCTTCACCGGCGCGTTCCGCAAGCCGCGCGAGACCAACTGGATCATCGGTTCGCTGCTGTTCTGGGTGGGCTTCCTGGCCGGCTTCACCGGCTACTCCCTCCCGGACGACGGCCTGTCCGGCACCGGCCTGCGGATCGCCTCGGCGATCATGCTGTCCATCCCGGTGATCGGCTCCTGGGTCACCTCGTCGGTCTTCGGCGGCGAGTTCCCCGGCACGATCATCATCAGCCGGTTCTTCATCGCCCACGTCCTGCTCGTCCCGGGTCTGCTCGTCGCCCTGATCAGCGTCCACCTGGGTCTGGTCTTCAAGCAGAAGCACACCCAGTGGCCCGGCCCCGGCCGGACCAACAACAACGTGGTCGGCGAGCGGATGTTCCCGCGCTACGCGTTGAAGCAGGGCGGCTTCTTCATGGTCGTCTTCGGCGTCGTGGCGCTGCTGGGCGGTCTGTTCCAGATCAACCCGATCTGGCTGTTCGGCCCGTACGAGGCGTGGGTGGTCTCGGCCGCCAGCCAGCCCGACTGGTACGTCATGTTCCTCGACGGCTCGACGCGACTCATGCCCGCCTGGGAGATCAACATCCCGATCGGTGACGGGTACGTCATCCCGCCGCTGTTCTGGCCGACGGTGGTGCTACCCGGCATCCTTGTGGGCCTGTCGACGATGTACCCGTTCCTGGAGGCACGGCACCTCAAGGACCGCAAGAGCCACAACCTGCTCCAGCGGCCCCGCGACGTCCCGGCCCGTACCGCGCTCGGTGCCATGGCGGTGTCGTTCTACATCGTGCTGACGCTCTCCGGCGCCAACGACGTGATCGCCGACAAGTTCCAGATCAGCCTGAACGCGATGACCTGGGCCGGCCGGATCGGTCTGCTGCTGATCCCGCCGGTGGCGTACTACGTCACCTACCGGCTCTGCCTCGGTCTGCAACAGCACGACCGGGAGGTTCTCGCGCACGGCGTGGAGACCGGCATCATCAGGCGTCTGCCGGACGGCCGGTTCGTCGAGGTGCACCAGCCGCTCAGCGCGGCGAACGGTCACGACGACGGCCACGGCGGCCTGGAGTACGTCGGCTGGGTGGTCCCGAAGAAGATGAACCGGCTCGGTGCCCTCGGCCCGGCGATCCGGGGCTTCTTCTACCCGATCGAGAAGCCGGCCGAGGCGCCGGTCTCGCCGGGGCACCCGCCGGTCGAGGCTCGAGCAGAGCGCGAGGAGATCGGCAGCGGCGAGAGCCGTCGCTGA
- a CDS encoding DUF4142 domain-containing protein produces MLGIKRLGLLAALVLVGVAPAAAAQAAAQPSTQDTQYLQALHQVNLFEITAGDLAEQKGQDQGVKDLGAMLKTDHTSLDQTVQQTASQLNVQLPNEPTTDQQKVIDKLNNVSGAEFDRLWVTSELAGHVQAIQATQTEISQGSEQSVVQLAQTALPTLQAHYDELVQLANQLGIPVPQTSASGTPSPGGTGTESPAPGGTGTESPAPGGTTESPAPGGGITETPAPSVS; encoded by the coding sequence ATGTTGGGTATCAAACGCCTCGGCCTGTTGGCCGCGCTGGTGCTTGTCGGTGTCGCGCCAGCCGCGGCCGCGCAGGCCGCGGCACAGCCGTCAACGCAGGACACCCAGTACCTGCAGGCTCTGCACCAGGTGAACCTGTTCGAAATCACCGCCGGTGACCTGGCTGAGCAGAAGGGCCAGGACCAGGGGGTCAAGGACCTGGGCGCGATGCTGAAGACCGACCACACGTCTCTGGACCAGACGGTCCAGCAGACCGCGTCGCAGCTCAACGTCCAACTGCCGAACGAACCCACCACCGACCAGCAGAAGGTCATCGACAAGCTGAACAACGTCAGCGGCGCCGAGTTCGACAGGCTCTGGGTGACAAGTGAGCTGGCCGGCCACGTCCAGGCCATCCAGGCCACCCAGACGGAGATCTCGCAGGGCTCCGAGCAGTCGGTGGTCCAGTTGGCCCAGACCGCCCTGCCGACATTGCAGGCGCACTACGACGAGCTGGTCCAGCTCGCCAACCAGCTTGGCATCCCGGTCCCGCAGACCAGCGCCAGCGGTACGCCCAGCCCGGGCGGCACCGGCACTGAGTCGCCGGCTCCGGGCGGCACCGGCACCGAGTCCCCGGCTCCGGGCGGCACCACCGAGTCGCCGGCTCCGGGCGGCGGCATCACCGAAACGCCGGCTCCGAGCGTGAGCTGA
- a CDS encoding Lrp/AsnC family transcriptional regulator: MITAIVLIDCATDAIPEVAETLANLPGVSEVYSVAGHVDLIAVVRVREFDQIAQVIAGSISKVPGVLNTESHIAFRAYSQHDLEQAFAIGLATAD; the protein is encoded by the coding sequence GTGATCACCGCCATTGTGCTGATCGACTGCGCCACCGATGCGATCCCCGAGGTGGCGGAGACCCTGGCCAACCTTCCCGGCGTCAGCGAGGTCTACTCGGTGGCCGGGCACGTCGACCTCATCGCCGTGGTCCGGGTACGCGAGTTCGATCAGATCGCCCAGGTCATCGCGGGCAGCATCTCCAAGGTGCCGGGTGTGCTGAACACCGAGTCGCACATCGCGTTCCGGGCGTACTCCCAGCACGACCTGGAGCAGGCGTTCGCGATCGGCCTGGCCACCGCCGACTGA
- a CDS encoding nucleotidyltransferase family protein, with amino-acid sequence MTVAGGPADVCAVVLAAGEGTRLRPLTERVPKALCPVGNVPLLDRALARLAGLGLAGPDRVAVNACYLADQVVGHVGERAYLSVEPGDPLGTAGGVANLRDWIAGRPVLVGNADAYLADPAAPPGPDVAALLADWDGQGVRLLGQPAANPTAPGTFAGHCFTGFSLLPWRLVRDLPVVFSDLVRAVWRPAEAAGALEVVPYPGVFYDTGTPADYLAANLHAAAGGTLVDRSATVTGRCRESVVGAGARVYGDVCRTVVWPSATVHPGERLHDAIRCTDGGTVPVTADG; translated from the coding sequence ATGACTGTGGCGGGCGGGCCGGCGGACGTCTGCGCTGTGGTGCTGGCCGCGGGCGAGGGCACCCGGCTGCGCCCGCTCACCGAACGGGTCCCCAAGGCCCTCTGCCCGGTGGGCAACGTGCCACTGCTGGACCGCGCGTTGGCCCGCTTGGCTGGGCTCGGCCTGGCCGGCCCCGACCGTGTCGCGGTGAACGCCTGCTACCTCGCCGACCAGGTGGTCGGGCACGTCGGCGAGCGGGCGTACCTGTCGGTGGAGCCCGGTGACCCGCTCGGCACCGCGGGCGGGGTGGCCAACCTGCGGGACTGGATCGCCGGGCGGCCGGTGCTGGTCGGCAACGCGGACGCGTACCTGGCCGACCCGGCCGCTCCCCCCGGCCCCGACGTGGCCGCGCTGCTGGCCGACTGGGACGGCCAGGGGGTACGCCTGCTCGGTCAGCCCGCCGCGAACCCGACGGCCCCGGGCACATTCGCCGGGCACTGCTTCACCGGCTTCTCGCTGCTGCCCTGGCGGCTGGTCCGCGACCTACCTGTCGTCTTCTCCGACCTGGTCCGAGCCGTCTGGCGGCCGGCCGAGGCGGCCGGAGCGTTGGAGGTGGTGCCCTATCCGGGCGTCTTCTACGACACCGGCACCCCCGCCGACTACCTGGCGGCGAACCTGCACGCCGCCGCCGGCGGCACCCTTGTCGACAGGTCGGCCACTGTGACCGGCCGGTGCCGGGAGTCGGTGGTCGGCGCCGGCGCGCGGGTGTACGGCGACGTGTGCCGCACTGTCGTCTGGCCGAGCGCGACGGTGCACCCGGGTGAACGGCTGCACGACGCGATCCGCTGCACCGACGGCGGCACCGTGCCGGTCACCGCGGACGGTTGA
- a CDS encoding NUDIX hydrolase: MIPRTRAAGRAVFYQAFYRLPLPVRRRLVRLAVPKYIVGAVTLVRDVEATGAGRLLLLRQPPGRGWSLPAGLLNKGEPPVVGAARELFEESGIRLPPSRLRPAVPNAIVHAKGWVDMVFEAEVPASETALAVDGAEVFEAAWHPLDDLPKLTWPTARLLAYYDIGPLAGQFPPPIPDDAP; encoded by the coding sequence ATGATCCCCCGTACCCGTGCCGCTGGTCGGGCCGTCTTCTACCAGGCTTTCTACCGGCTGCCGTTACCGGTGCGCCGACGCCTGGTCCGGCTGGCCGTGCCCAAGTACATCGTCGGCGCGGTCACACTGGTCCGTGACGTCGAGGCCACGGGCGCGGGCCGGTTGCTGCTGCTGCGCCAGCCGCCCGGCAGGGGTTGGTCCCTCCCCGCCGGCCTGCTCAACAAGGGTGAACCGCCGGTGGTGGGCGCTGCCCGCGAACTGTTCGAGGAGTCCGGCATCCGGCTTCCCCCGTCGCGGCTGCGTCCCGCGGTGCCGAACGCGATTGTGCACGCCAAGGGCTGGGTGGACATGGTCTTCGAGGCGGAGGTGCCGGCGTCGGAGACCGCCCTCGCTGTCGACGGCGCGGAGGTCTTCGAGGCCGCGTGGCACCCGCTTGACGACCTGCCGAAGCTGACCTGGCCCACCGCCCGGCTGCTCGCCTACTACGACATCGGGCCGCTGGCCGGGCAGTTCCCGCCGCCGATTCCCGACGACGCGCCATGA